In one window of Streptomyces griseus subsp. griseus DNA:
- the ppsA gene encoding phosphoenolpyruvate synthase — MTSRHYVIPFAELGRQDIPSVGGKNASLGELTAHLGAAGVRVPPGFATTAQAYEELLAAHGLRASIEDQIARLRDGTPLAEVGRAIRALILREPLPPSLPGEIVAAYEDLARGTGGEAPSVAVRSSATAEDLPEASFAGQQDTYLNVRGPEQLLESCHRCFASLFTDRAIDYRERMGFDHLSVALSVGVQVMVRADLAGAGVIFTLDPETGFPDVIVVSAAWGLGETVVSGQVDPDEYTVFKPSLKNPSLNPLIDMRVGAKRRKTVYMDSGLTHTVDTTPAERAQRVLGDDDIRLLAGWARAVEEHYGCPMDLEWAKDGVTGELAIVQARPETVQSRRRLTAIRECRLEADPGRPLIEGTAVGEAIGQGPVVRLTAPVAREAFPEGGVLVTSLTDPDWEPVMKRASAIITDHGGRTSHAAIVSRELGVPAVIGTGSATRVLTQGSDVTVSCAEGDRGRVYDGLIPYEERETDLSAVAKTRTRIMLNLADPSAALRWWRLPADGVGLARLEFIVAHQVKAHPMALLHPEELDADDRRGIERLTEGYQDRGAYFVDRLSRGVARIAASRWPDPVVVRTSDFKTNEYARLLGGRPFEPDEANPMIGWRGASRYYSDGYREGFALECRALRRVRDEMGLTNVVVMIPFCRTPGEADRVLDVMGEQGLRSGHNGLKVYVMAEIPSNIILVRDFSERFDGFSIGSNDLTQLTLGVDRDSEALAHLFDESGPAVTRSIERLVAGAHEAGRGVGLCGQRPSDDPAFTEFLVKAGIDSISVAPDSFAMVKQHVARAESTRTQGDVPSEIQD; from the coding sequence ATGACGTCGCGGCACTACGTGATTCCGTTCGCGGAGCTCGGCCGACAGGACATCCCGAGCGTCGGCGGGAAGAATGCCTCGCTCGGTGAGCTGACCGCACACCTCGGCGCCGCAGGTGTGCGCGTCCCGCCCGGATTCGCCACGACTGCTCAGGCGTACGAGGAACTCCTGGCCGCGCACGGCCTGCGCGCCTCCATCGAGGACCAGATCGCGCGTCTGCGTGACGGCACCCCGCTGGCAGAAGTCGGGCGGGCCATCCGCGCGCTGATACTCCGCGAACCACTGCCCCCGTCGCTTCCCGGCGAAATCGTCGCGGCATACGAGGATCTCGCTCGCGGCACGGGCGGCGAGGCCCCCTCCGTAGCCGTGCGCAGCAGCGCCACTGCCGAAGACCTGCCCGAGGCCAGTTTCGCCGGTCAGCAGGATACGTACCTCAATGTGCGCGGGCCTGAACAGCTGCTCGAATCCTGCCATCGCTGCTTTGCCTCGCTGTTCACCGACCGTGCCATCGACTACCGGGAACGCATGGGCTTCGACCATCTGTCCGTCGCGCTGTCGGTGGGTGTCCAGGTCATGGTCCGCGCAGACCTGGCCGGCGCAGGAGTGATCTTCACCCTGGACCCCGAGACCGGATTCCCCGACGTGATCGTGGTCAGTGCGGCATGGGGACTCGGCGAGACGGTGGTGAGCGGGCAGGTGGATCCTGATGAGTACACCGTCTTCAAGCCCAGCCTCAAGAACCCCTCCCTGAACCCGCTGATCGATATGCGGGTGGGCGCCAAACGTCGCAAGACCGTGTACATGGACAGCGGACTCACTCACACCGTGGACACGACTCCGGCCGAACGGGCACAACGGGTGCTCGGCGACGACGACATCCGCCTCCTCGCCGGATGGGCCAGAGCTGTCGAGGAGCACTACGGCTGCCCGATGGACCTGGAATGGGCCAAGGACGGAGTCACCGGAGAGCTCGCGATCGTCCAGGCCCGCCCCGAGACCGTGCAGTCCCGACGGCGCCTCACCGCGATCCGTGAATGCCGGCTGGAGGCTGACCCCGGCCGGCCACTGATCGAAGGTACAGCCGTCGGGGAGGCGATCGGACAGGGACCGGTCGTACGGCTGACCGCCCCGGTCGCCCGGGAGGCGTTTCCCGAGGGCGGCGTCCTGGTCACCTCTCTCACCGACCCGGACTGGGAGCCTGTGATGAAGCGTGCCTCGGCGATCATCACCGATCACGGCGGACGCACGTCCCACGCTGCCATCGTCAGCCGGGAACTCGGAGTCCCGGCTGTCATCGGCACCGGCTCGGCGACGCGTGTCCTGACGCAGGGGAGCGACGTCACGGTGTCCTGCGCGGAAGGAGACCGCGGGCGCGTCTACGACGGTCTGATCCCGTACGAGGAGCGCGAGACCGATCTGTCGGCCGTCGCGAAGACGCGTACGCGCATCATGCTCAATCTCGCCGACCCGTCCGCCGCCCTGAGGTGGTGGCGCCTTCCGGCCGACGGGGTCGGGCTCGCCCGGCTGGAGTTCATCGTCGCTCATCAGGTGAAGGCCCATCCCATGGCGCTGCTTCACCCGGAGGAGCTCGACGCGGACGACCGCCGCGGCATCGAGCGACTCACCGAGGGATACCAGGACCGGGGTGCGTACTTCGTCGACCGGCTTTCCCGGGGCGTCGCCCGGATCGCCGCATCGCGCTGGCCCGACCCCGTGGTGGTGCGTACCAGCGACTTCAAGACCAACGAGTACGCGCGACTGCTCGGAGGCCGCCCCTTCGAGCCGGACGAGGCGAACCCGATGATCGGCTGGCGGGGGGCCAGCCGCTACTACAGCGACGGATACCGCGAGGGATTCGCCTTGGAATGCCGCGCCTTGCGCCGGGTCCGCGACGAGATGGGCCTGACCAACGTCGTCGTCATGATTCCGTTCTGCCGGACGCCCGGCGAGGCCGACCGGGTGCTCGACGTGATGGGCGAGCAAGGCCTCAGGAGCGGCCACAACGGGCTGAAGGTCTACGTCATGGCTGAGATACCCTCCAACATCATTCTTGTTCGGGACTTCTCCGAACGGTTCGACGGCTTCTCCATCGGAAGCAACGACCTGACCCAGCTGACGCTCGGCGTCGATCGGGACTCGGAAGCGCTCGCCCATCTGTTCGACGAGAGCGGACCGGCTGTCACGCGCAGCATCGAGCGCCTGGTGGCCGGCGCGCATGAGGCCGGTCGTGGAGTCGGTCTGTGCGGTCAGAGGCCCAGTGACGATCCGGCTTTCACCGAGTTCCTCGTGAAAGCCGGTATCGACTCGATCTCTGTGGCTCCGGACAGCTTCGCGATGGTGAAGCAACACGTGGCGCGCGCCGAGAGCACCCGCACACAGGGGGACGTTCCCTCGGAGATACAGGATTAG
- a CDS encoding universal stress protein encodes MTSTAPRPVELGPLVVGVDASAPARTAALWAAEEADRRGRPLHVVHAADTDHRMLYAGVEAIQAIREAGRDLLIDTAEAVGHRYPGLTVTRELSRLSPVSGLRAAAGERGTIVVGSRGLGGFDALMLGSVGLGLVARTEVPVIVVRGEPDRPATGVITAAVRGSSDLDWLMLAAAEAQVRKASLRLLSVCNVLAQVGAVTTMLDSLGEVAEQQVHEVSAMAIRIRETCPDLTVTHHVETGTSVPGILVEASKHTDLMVLGSRRHVLGLGPALGRVSHAVLHHGHCPIEIVPPQYVDPGDQE; translated from the coding sequence ATGACCAGCACAGCTCCCCGCCCTGTCGAACTCGGGCCCCTTGTCGTCGGTGTGGACGCGTCGGCCCCGGCGCGCACGGCGGCGCTGTGGGCTGCGGAGGAAGCGGACCGTCGTGGTCGGCCCCTTCATGTCGTCCATGCTGCTGACACCGACCACCGCATGCTCTACGCGGGTGTGGAAGCCATCCAGGCGATCCGCGAGGCGGGCAGGGACCTGCTGATCGATACGGCGGAAGCAGTGGGCCACCGATACCCCGGCCTGACGGTGACGCGAGAGTTGAGTCGTCTGAGCCCGGTGAGCGGGCTGCGCGCGGCGGCTGGTGAGCGGGGCACCATCGTCGTGGGCAGCAGAGGCCTGGGCGGCTTCGATGCCCTGATGCTCGGGTCTGTCGGCTTGGGGCTCGTCGCTCGGACCGAGGTTCCCGTGATCGTTGTGAGGGGCGAGCCGGACCGGCCTGCGACCGGTGTGATCACAGCTGCGGTGCGCGGCTCGTCCGACCTCGACTGGCTGATGCTGGCAGCCGCCGAGGCTCAGGTCCGCAAGGCTTCCCTTCGCTTGCTGAGCGTCTGCAACGTCCTGGCTCAGGTCGGTGCGGTCACCACCATGCTCGACAGCCTCGGCGAGGTCGCCGAACAACAGGTGCACGAGGTATCGGCGATGGCGATACGGATACGGGAGACGTGTCCCGATCTCACGGTCACGCACCACGTCGAGACGGGGACCAGTGTGCCCGGAATCCTGGTGGAGGCCTCGAAGCACACCGATCTGATGGTTCTGGGCAGCCGTCGCCACGTGCTGGGCCTCGGTCCGGCGCTCGGCAGGGTCAGCCATGCCGTTCTCCATCACGGGCACTGTCCCATCGAGATCGTCCCCCCTCAGTACGTGGACCCGGGCGACCAGGAGTGA
- a CDS encoding universal stress protein, with protein sequence MTRHVTVGLDESPEGLAAARWAAREAMLRDAPLHLVHVEEWPVTPEIPQTFTQSLVERYEALLQETADRARRDHPGLEVTTELVQGRAIDELTRAADESVVTALGSRGLGSLVGFLIGSVSLGVVAKTRSPVVLVRPEGTDTASPTEEASAGNPGIVVGIDVSHPCDPLLAFAFEQAARASSGLQVVHSWSLPATYTYAAILDPSVGSGVGQHAAQDLNDMLRPWREKFPQVSVSETLVMAPPASELVQASRGAELVVVGRRGSRHVGPHIGHVAHAVIHHASAPVAVVPV encoded by the coding sequence ATGACACGCCACGTCACTGTCGGCCTGGACGAATCCCCCGAGGGTCTCGCGGCAGCGCGGTGGGCCGCTCGTGAGGCCATGCTGCGCGACGCCCCGCTACATCTCGTACACGTGGAGGAGTGGCCGGTCACCCCGGAGATACCGCAGACCTTCACACAGTCACTCGTCGAACGGTACGAAGCCCTGCTGCAGGAGACCGCGGACCGGGCCCGCCGGGACCACCCCGGTCTGGAGGTGACCACGGAACTGGTCCAGGGGCGGGCCATCGACGAGCTGACGCGCGCCGCGGACGAATCGGTGGTCACCGCGCTGGGTTCACGGGGGCTCGGATCACTTGTCGGCTTCCTGATCGGCTCGGTTTCTCTGGGTGTCGTGGCGAAGACGCGGAGCCCGGTCGTCCTCGTACGTCCGGAAGGGACCGATACCGCCTCCCCCACCGAGGAAGCCTCTGCCGGCAACCCGGGGATTGTCGTGGGTATCGACGTCTCCCACCCCTGCGACCCTCTGCTCGCCTTCGCCTTCGAACAAGCGGCCCGCGCAAGTTCGGGACTGCAGGTAGTACACAGCTGGTCTCTCCCGGCGACGTACACATACGCAGCGATCCTCGACCCCAGCGTGGGCAGTGGAGTCGGTCAGCACGCCGCACAAGACCTGAACGACATGCTGCGCCCCTGGCGGGAGAAATTTCCGCAGGTCAGCGTCTCCGAGACCTTGGTCATGGCTCCGCCGGCCAGTGAGCTCGTCCAGGCGTCCCGAGGAGCCGAGCTGGTCGTGGTCGGACGGCGCGGCAGCCGACATGTGGGTCCCCACATCGGCCACGTCGCCCATGCTGTGATCCACCACGCCTCAGCGCCGGTGGCCGTAGTGCCCGTATGA
- a CDS encoding helix-turn-helix domain-containing protein, translated as MSSTPPPAKGDLGRRIAARRLQLGLSRQDVALRAGAAPGYIEYVEEQPATPGVGFLLRLADALETTVQELSGGAGDLPPAVGRGARRARMVELDEATCWTRLGDHGVGRVALTLEDGPVVLPVNYQVLDGEVMFRTGDDSPLAAAADTEIAFEADHFDDAFSRGWSVLIVGTVRPVADDDASQQLRESAFSTPWAGQEREHVMLLGARRITGRRILVPDAPGDAC; from the coding sequence ATGTCCTCAACGCCACCTCCGGCCAAAGGCGACCTGGGCCGACGCATCGCGGCACGCCGCCTGCAGCTCGGACTGTCACGGCAGGACGTGGCGCTGCGGGCAGGGGCCGCGCCCGGTTACATCGAGTACGTCGAGGAACAGCCCGCCACGCCGGGCGTCGGCTTTCTGCTCAGGCTTGCCGACGCGCTGGAGACCACGGTTCAGGAACTGTCAGGGGGTGCGGGCGACCTGCCGCCCGCCGTTGGCCGCGGAGCCCGTAGAGCTCGGATGGTCGAACTCGACGAGGCCACGTGCTGGACGCGGCTGGGAGACCACGGCGTAGGTCGGGTTGCCCTGACTCTGGAGGACGGACCCGTCGTGCTGCCGGTCAACTACCAGGTGCTGGACGGCGAGGTCATGTTCAGGACGGGAGACGATTCCCCGCTCGCTGCTGCCGCGGACACGGAGATCGCCTTCGAGGCCGACCATTTCGACGACGCCTTCAGTAGAGGCTGGAGCGTGTTGATCGTGGGAACCGTTCGACCGGTTGCGGATGATGATGCGTCCCAGCAGCTCAGGGAATCGGCATTCTCGACTCCCTGGGCAGGACAAGAGCGTGAACACGTGATGCTCCTGGGGGCCAGGCGCATCACGGGGCGGAGGATTCTCGTCCCCGATGCCCCGGGAGACGCCTGCTGA
- a CDS encoding universal stress protein, translated as MGIMQAPLVVGVDGSESSLQAVDWAADEAARHATPLRMVYASLWERYEGAVPTGGLERPAGRVLAENILGAAAERARLRVPALAVSTDVLAEDATSALLREGASASAVVVGSRGRGQLASVLLGSVSLVVAARSVCPVVVVRGDEVALASRHERILLGVGGRDVGAPAVRFAFHEAATRGCALHVLKTWRQPAGRPAEHQLVTGDPADSAEARAAALLDKALEGPAREYPDVPVSRATPEGPAAKILVERSAAADLLVVGARRQGSFIGLELGRVAHRALHHAACPVVVVPQRVNDAATTDA; from the coding sequence GTGGGCATCATGCAGGCGCCGCTGGTGGTGGGGGTCGACGGCTCTGAATCCAGTCTCCAAGCGGTGGACTGGGCCGCTGACGAGGCCGCGCGTCATGCGACTCCGCTGAGGATGGTGTACGCCTCGCTCTGGGAGCGGTACGAGGGAGCGGTACCGACGGGCGGCCTGGAACGGCCGGCGGGTCGTGTTCTCGCCGAGAACATCCTCGGCGCCGCTGCCGAGCGTGCACGGCTCCGCGTGCCCGCTCTGGCGGTCTCCACCGACGTCCTCGCCGAGGACGCCACCAGCGCCCTTCTGAGAGAGGGCGCCTCGGCCTCGGCAGTTGTCGTCGGTTCACGGGGACGAGGTCAACTGGCCTCCGTGTTGCTGGGCTCGGTGAGCCTCGTGGTGGCGGCCCGCAGCGTGTGTCCCGTGGTCGTGGTGCGTGGGGACGAGGTAGCGCTTGCCTCCCGACACGAACGTATCCTCCTGGGGGTGGGCGGCAGGGATGTCGGGGCTCCTGCGGTGCGCTTCGCCTTCCATGAGGCGGCCACTCGCGGGTGCGCACTCCACGTGCTCAAGACGTGGCGCCAACCTGCCGGGAGACCTGCCGAGCACCAGCTCGTCACCGGCGATCCGGCAGACTCGGCGGAAGCACGCGCCGCCGCCCTCCTCGACAAGGCACTCGAAGGACCGGCCCGGGAGTACCCGGATGTCCCGGTGAGCAGGGCCACCCCGGAGGGGCCGGCCGCCAAGATCTTGGTCGAGCGATCCGCCGCAGCCGACCTGCTGGTCGTCGGAGCACGACGTCAGGGAAGCTTCATCGGCCTCGAGCTCGGCAGGGTGGCCCACCGAGCGCTCCACCACGCTGCGTGCCCCGTCGTCGTCGTGCCCCAGCGCGTCAACGATGCTGCGACGACAGATGCCTGA
- a CDS encoding rhodanese-like domain-containing protein translates to MTTPTALSTGEARIRLHELTVIDVRTPGEYAAGHLPGALNIPLNHIQRALSDIRDAAHRKDVLVVCASGARSGNACKILAENGITTSTLSGGTGAWAAGGHELHRPQGSARTVWGMERQVRLTAGALVLLGLLLGVLIHPAFQILSAGIAAGLVFSALTNTCGMAAILAKLPYNRPRALDFDRTLAELRSR, encoded by the coding sequence ATGACCACGCCCACCGCACTCAGTACCGGTGAAGCCCGCATCCGCCTGCACGAACTGACCGTCATCGACGTCCGCACCCCCGGCGAGTACGCCGCAGGTCACCTGCCCGGGGCCCTGAACATCCCCCTGAACCACATCCAGCGCGCCCTGTCCGACATCCGCGACGCTGCACACCGCAAGGACGTACTGGTCGTCTGCGCATCCGGTGCCCGCTCCGGAAACGCCTGCAAGATCCTCGCCGAGAACGGCATCACCACCTCGACCCTCTCCGGCGGCACCGGAGCCTGGGCTGCCGGCGGCCACGAACTCCACCGTCCGCAGGGCTCGGCCCGCACCGTGTGGGGCATGGAGCGCCAGGTCCGTCTCACTGCCGGTGCCCTCGTCCTGCTCGGCCTTCTGCTCGGCGTTCTCATCCACCCGGCCTTCCAGATCCTGTCGGCCGGCATCGCTGCTGGGCTGGTCTTCTCCGCGCTCACCAACACCTGCGGCATGGCAGCGATCCTCGCGAAGCTCCCGTACAACCGACCCCGCGCCCTGGACTTCGACCGCACGCTGGCGGAACTGCGCAGCCGCTGA
- a CDS encoding metal-sensitive transcriptional regulator, translating into MELDLAGAELKAVLNRLRRAQGQISGVIRMIEEGRDCEEVVTQLAAASRALDRAGFAIIATGLQQCLTEMEDGSRSGEDRDEMRARLEKLFLSLA; encoded by the coding sequence ATGGAGCTTGATCTGGCGGGCGCGGAGCTGAAAGCGGTTCTGAACCGGCTGCGCCGGGCGCAGGGGCAGATCTCCGGGGTGATCCGGATGATCGAGGAGGGGCGGGACTGCGAGGAGGTCGTGACGCAGTTGGCGGCTGCGTCCCGGGCTCTGGACCGGGCGGGTTTCGCGATCATCGCCACCGGGCTCCAGCAGTGCCTCACCGAGATGGAGGACGGCAGTCGCTCCGGCGAGGACCGGGATGAGATGCGCGCCCGGCTGGAGAAGCTGTTCCTGTCCCTGGCCTGA
- a CDS encoding sulfite exporter TauE/SafE family protein — MSTLILALVAGAVIGLALGSLGGGGSVLAVPALIYLLGFSPASATTASLIIVTATSATALYAHARDGNVAWKTGAPFALAGIVPAFLAGVASGHLPAAVLTAAFAAIAALAALRMLRPTGSAPPERIRPAKAAATGAGLGAVTGFLGVGGGFLAVPALVSTLGLRMKQAVGTSLLVITVSSLAALTARTGAGGAVRWEVIAPFTGAAILGAWDGKRLSTKISGQRLQRIFAYVLLAVALWMLIDVVI; from the coding sequence GTGAGCACCCTCATACTCGCCCTCGTCGCCGGGGCTGTCATCGGACTGGCCCTCGGCTCCCTGGGCGGTGGCGGCAGCGTCCTCGCCGTCCCCGCCCTGATCTACCTGCTCGGCTTCTCCCCGGCCTCGGCCACCACCGCCAGCCTGATCATCGTCACCGCGACCTCCGCCACCGCCCTGTACGCCCACGCCCGCGACGGCAACGTCGCCTGGAAGACCGGCGCCCCGTTCGCACTCGCGGGCATCGTGCCCGCCTTCCTCGCCGGGGTCGCCTCCGGGCACCTGCCCGCCGCCGTACTCACCGCAGCGTTCGCAGCCATCGCCGCCCTGGCCGCCCTGCGCATGCTGCGCCCCACCGGATCGGCGCCGCCCGAGCGGATACGTCCGGCCAAAGCGGCCGCCACCGGAGCCGGGCTCGGCGCCGTCACCGGGTTCCTCGGCGTCGGCGGTGGGTTCCTCGCCGTCCCCGCCCTGGTCAGCACCCTCGGGCTGCGGATGAAGCAGGCAGTGGGCACCAGCCTCCTGGTCATCACCGTCAGCTCCCTGGCCGCCCTCACCGCCAGAACAGGGGCTGGAGGAGCCGTGCGCTGGGAGGTGATCGCCCCCTTCACCGGAGCGGCGATCCTCGGCGCCTGGGACGGAAAACGCCTGTCCACCAAGATCAGCGGGCAGCGCCTCCAGCGCATCTTTGCCTACGTTCTGCTGGCGGTGGCGCTCTGGATGCTCATAGACGTCGTCATCTGA
- a CDS encoding rhodanese-like domain-containing protein has protein sequence MFLFRKSRKRVSVDEAQAITGGDQSDAVLLDVREKDEWKSGHAPNAVHAPLTGLATGGALPATAQGRALVVICRSGHRSQQAVKLLAERGADAVDVEGGMNAWAAAGYPVADEHGNSGSIA, from the coding sequence ATGTTCCTCTTCCGTAAGAGCCGGAAGCGCGTGTCCGTCGACGAGGCGCAGGCCATCACCGGCGGCGATCAGTCCGATGCCGTTCTGCTGGACGTGCGCGAGAAAGACGAGTGGAAATCCGGGCATGCCCCCAACGCTGTGCACGCCCCGCTGACCGGCCTGGCCACGGGTGGGGCACTGCCCGCGACCGCGCAGGGTCGGGCGCTGGTGGTGATCTGTCGCAGCGGGCACCGCTCGCAGCAGGCCGTGAAGCTCCTGGCCGAACGGGGCGCGGACGCGGTGGACGTGGAGGGCGGCATGAACGCGTGGGCCGCCGCCGGGTATCCGGTCGCCGACGAGCACGGGAACAGCGGCTCGATAGCGTGA